The following are encoded together in the Thermus filiformis genome:
- the pheA gene encoding prephenate dehydratase produces MRIAYQGTEGAYSEEALIKAFPEATPVGYPTFHQVFSAVEKGEVELGVVPVENTTAGSINQTYDLLLESDLHVVGEIVHRVEHCLLAPPGVELKEIRAVKSHPQALAQCDGFLARLGLTPIPVYDTAGAARELAEKREAGMGAIASRRAASLYGLEILAENIEDSPFNYTRFFVLSREEAKKGPGPHKTSIVFAVRHRPGGLLEALSLFAEAGVNLTKLESRPRKDRAFSYLFYLDLEGHLEDPGPAQALLKLLSRAAFVKVLGSYPAMTNGL; encoded by the coding sequence TCAAGGCCTTCCCCGAGGCCACGCCCGTGGGCTACCCCACCTTTCACCAGGTCTTCTCGGCGGTGGAGAAGGGGGAGGTGGAGCTGGGGGTGGTCCCGGTGGAGAACACCACCGCGGGGAGCATCAACCAAACCTACGACCTTCTCCTGGAGAGCGACCTCCACGTGGTGGGGGAGATCGTCCACCGGGTGGAGCACTGCCTCCTGGCCCCCCCTGGGGTGGAGCTGAAGGAGATCCGGGCCGTGAAGAGCCACCCCCAGGCCCTGGCCCAGTGCGACGGCTTCCTGGCCCGGCTGGGCCTCACCCCCATCCCCGTTTACGACACCGCGGGGGCGGCCCGGGAGCTGGCCGAGAAGCGGGAGGCCGGGATGGGGGCCATCGCCTCCCGGCGGGCGGCCTCCCTCTACGGGCTGGAGATCCTGGCGGAGAACATTGAGGACAGCCCCTTCAACTACACCCGCTTCTTCGTCCTCTCCCGCGAGGAGGCCAAAAAGGGACCGGGGCCGCACAAGACCAGCATCGTCTTCGCGGTGCGCCACCGGCCCGGGGGGCTTCTGGAGGCCCTGAGCCTGTTCGCCGAGGCGGGGGTGAACCTGACCAAGCTCGAGTCCCGCCCCCGGAAGGACCGGGCCTTCAGCTACCTCTTCTACCTGGACCTCGAGGGGCACCTGGAGGACCCCGGCCCCGCCCAGGCCCTTCTGAAGCTCCTCTCCCGGGCGGCCTTTGTCAAGGTGCTGGGCTCCTACCCGGCTATGACGAACGGCCTCTAG